The genomic interval CGCGAGGCGGAGCGCGTGCGGGGCCTGCGCGCCGGGGCCGACGACTACGTCAACAAGTCCGCGTCGATGGATGAGCTGGCCGCGCGCATCGAGAGCGTGGTGCGGCGCACGGGCGAGACGGAGCGGATGCGCAAGCTGTTCGCGCGCTACACGTCCGCGGCGGTGGTGGACGAAATCCTCAAGAGCGCGGACGCGGTGGTGCTCACCGGCGAGAAGCGCGAGGTGACGCTGCTGTTCGCGGACATCCGCAACTTCACGGGGCTGGCGGAGAGCCTGCCTCCCGAGCAGGTCGTCGGGGTGCTCAACCAGGTGCTGGGCCGGCTGTCGGACGCGGTGCTCACGTGCGGCGGCACGCTGGACAAGTTCCTGGGGGACGGGCTGATGGCGGTGTTCGGCGCGCCGGTGGCCCGTTCGGACGACGCGCTGCGCGCGCTGCAGTGCGCGAAGATGATGATGAACGCGATGACGGACCTGCGCGTGGAGGCGGAGGCGGAGTGGGCCGCCAACGGACGCGAGGGCCACCCGCTGGTGCTGGAATTGGGGGTGGGCATCAACTCGGGCGTGGTGGTCGCGGGCAACATCGGCAGCACGATGCGCGCCGAGTACACGTGCATCGGCGACGCGGTGAACGTGGCCGCGCGGCTGTGTGCCCTGGCCGGGCCGGGGGAAATCCTCGTCGGCGAGCGCACCCGGGAGCTGGTGGACGCCAACGAGACGGCGTTCGAGGACCTGCCCCCCGTCCGGTTGAAGGGTAAGCAACAGCCCGTGCCGCTATTCCGGGCGCTTTAGGCTCGCGCGAAGTCTTCCGCCCCGGGGCCCGCCGCTGACGGTAGGGTGGGGCGCATGACTTCGTCCCCGGAAGCCTCGCCGCCCCCCTCTCGCCGCTCGCCCATCTTGTGGGTGGGGCTGGTGTTCGCCCTCGCGCTGGTGTGCGCGGTGCTGGTGGGGGCGCTGACGCGCTCGCGGGCGGTGTACTCGGACCGCATCCATCGCGACTTCGTGGTGCTGGAGGAGGCGCTGACGCGCTACCAGGCGGACGGCCACACGCTGCCCGAGGATGCGGACCTGGAAGTGCTCCTGGTGCCCAAGTACCTGTCCGTGTTGCCGCTGGACCCGTGGGGCCGGCCGTACCGCTACACCAGCAACGGGCAGCAGGTGTTCATCGCGACGTTGGGACAGAGCGACGACCGGGGCGGGCACGACGAGGAGCAGGACCACACCAACCACGACGGGCATCCGGCGCCTCCCCCGGAGAAGTAGCCGTCCAGCAGGGCGGCCGGGCGCCTGGAGGCCGTTCGTCCGGTGGGCCCTGGGGCGTGCTGGCATGGAGGAGGGGCCCCCCGTCGGGTGATGGCGTGCGCATCTGTCCTGGTGGGAGTGGCGTCTGGCCACATCCCCCACGAGGAGGGCGGCCATGGCCATTGTCTGTGCGAGCCCGGTGGGAGCGCGGGAGTCCCGGGAGGTGGAGGTCGCCGCGGCGCTGGCGGCCCGGCTGGGCGAGCCGCTGCTGCTGGTGAGCGTCATGGACGGCGAGCCCCTCTCCGACACCACGCGCATCGAGGCGCAGCGGGAGCTGGAGTCGCGGGCGTCCCGGTTGGAGTTGCCCCCCGGGCGCGTGGAGTGCCGGGTGCGCTCCGACATGGAGGTGGTGCTGGCGGAGGAGGAGTGCCGGCGCTCCCGGTGGATTGTCGCGGCGTCGGAGGGGTGGCGCACGTCGGCGTGGCGGCGGGCCTCGCTGCCGGAGCGGCTGGCGCGGCGAGGGTGTGGCCCGGTGCTGGTGGTGCGCCGCGCGGACGCGCTGGTGGACTGGATGCGCGGACGGCGGCGGCTCCTGGTGCTGGTGGGGGTGGACCCGTTGTCCCCCACGGCCGACGCGGCGGTGGTGTTCCTGCGCGAGCTGCGCCGGGTGGGGCCGTGCGACGTGCTGGCCACGTATGTGTTCTCTCCGCTGGAGGAGCGCGAGCGGCTGGGCATCCACACGCCGGTCCACGTCGACGTGCTGGAGCCCGGCGCGCGCGACATGGAGGCGCTGGACCCCGCGGTGGAGACGGTGCTGCTGCGCGAGGCGCGTGAGCAGGTGGGGGACCTGTTGGGCGAGGGCCGCGTGGAGGTGGTGCTGGAGCCGGGCTATGGAAGGCCCGCGGACCACCTGCTGCACGTGGCGCTCACGCGAGGCGCGGACCTGGTGGTGGTGGGCATGCGCTCGCAGGGGCCGGTGAAGCGGCTGTGGCATGGTTCGGTGTCGGCCGGGGTGCTGCGGCACGCGGAGCAGGCGGTGGTGTGTGTGCCGGACGTGTTGAATGAGCCTCGCCACGCGTTGCCTCCGCGCAGCGTGCTGGTGCCGGTGGACTTCTCCGACTCGAGCCTGCGAGCCATCTCCCAGGCGCGCTCGCTGGTGGGGCCGGGCGGGCGGGTGCACCTGCTGCATGTGCACCGCAGGCGGCTGAGCGACACGGGGTTCCAGGACCACTACGGCGTCCTGCCCATGCCCACCCGGGAGCAGGAGGCGATGTTGCGGCGGCTGTGGGGGCTGGTGCCTCGGGATGAGAGCGCCCGGACGTTGCGGTGGAGCGTGGAGGGGGTCTCCGGAGAGGACATCGCGTTGGCCATCTGCCAGGCCACCGAGCGCGAGGGGGTGGACCTGGTGTGTGTGGGCACCCCGGGAGGCCCGTCGAGAGAGCCGGATGCGTTGCCTGGGGCGGTGACGAAGGAGCTGGTGGCGCGGTGCCGGCGGCCGGTGATGGTGGTCCCCGGGGCGTGATGGATTTGGAACACAGTGCACCTGGGTGCACATGAAAAGACATTCAGCTGGGTCTCTTCGGTCCCCACCTGGTGGGGCACCCGGCCCGTTGAACGGGAGACCCGGTGGGGCGTTAGAATCCGGGCACCACGCATCAGATAGCAGGGGGTCTGCCGGTGACGCTCAGCGGTTACCGAGAAGAAGAGCTCGTCTGCAATCGTGCCTCGCTCATCATCCATGGTGGCACGGAGGAGGAGCGCCGTTCCTGGGCCCAGGAAGCCGCGCGCAACTTCGATGTGGACCTGGTGGAGGTGAAGCAGGTGGCGGACCTGGCCCATGCGCTTCGACAGCGCAACGGCGTGCTGTTCATCCCCGACGCCGCCAAGCTGGGCCGGGAGGCGCAAGGGCACATCCTGCGCTGCCTGCAGATGCAGGAGGAGCGGCCCAAGGTCGTGGTGGGGGTGTCGGGTGCCGCGGACGCGGCGCTCGCGCGGGGCACGCTGCGCGAGGACCTGCACTACCGGCTGCACCAGGCGCAGGTGGACCTCCAGAAGGACGGCTTGCGGGAGCTGCTCCGGCGGCGCTGGGCGCAACAGGCGGAGCAGCTCGCGCAGAAGGCCGCCGCCGTGAAGGCCGCGGAGGAGAAGGCCCGCGCCGATGCGGAGGCCCGCCGTCCGGGGACGGTGACACGCACGCTGCCCAAGACGCGCAAGACGGTGTCGAGCGCGCGCAAGCCCGCGGCACGCAACGCGGCGCCTCGCTGACGCGTGGGGCTTCGCGGAGGTGGGCTCCTGCCTCCGCGCCGCGCTCGTCAGGGGGCCGCCCTCGCCGTCGTCGTCGGTGGCCCACGTCGAGATGCGCGGAGCAATCCCATGAGGCTGGAGCTGATTCGAGGCGACATCACCCGGGTCGACGTGGACGCCATCGTCAACGCGGCGAACTCGGCGTTGCTGGGGGGTGGAGGCGTGGATGGCGCCATCCACCGAGCGGCGGGGCCGGAGCTGCTGGCCGAGTGCCGTCAGTTGCGAGGCTGTCCCACGGGCCAGGCGCGGCTCACGCGGGGGTACCGGTTGCCCGCACGTCACGTCATCCACACGGTGGGGCCCGTCTGGAGGGGTGGTTCCGAGCGGGAAGCCGCCACTCTCGCTCGCTGCTACCAGAGTGTCTTCGCGCTGGTGGAGCAGCAGGGGTTCCGGACGGTGGCGTTTCCCTCCATCTCGACGGGGGTGTACCGGTTCCCCATCGAGCGGGCCGCGCGCATCGCCCTGGGGGAAATACGGAAGGCCTTGGAGGGGATGCCTTCGCTGGAGAAGGTGACAGTGGTGCTCTTCTCGGACGCGGACCTGGAGACCTACCAGCGCGTGCTGTTGGAGGGGGCGGGAAGTTCCGGGGACGGGAATGTGTGAACGCGGAAAACTGGGCTAGAGTTCGGGCCACGTTCACTCTTCGTGGAGCGCCACATGTCTCAGGAAAACGCTGAAGGAAAGCCGAAGCAGGGTCTCTCGCGGCCCATCGAGGTCGTTCGCGCAGAGCTCCTGGCCGACGAGGAGACCAAGAAGATTGCCACGGCCGTCAACATGAAGCTCGAGGACTACGTGGAGCTGGTCCTCAAGTACGCCCAGGACAAGAGCCTGGAGCCCGAGCTGGCCATCGTCTCCGACGACGAGCTGCGCAAGAACGGCATCACGCCGGTGACGACCGACGAGGCCGCCGACCTCATCATCCGCGGGATGAAGGGCGAGCTGCCCGGGTCGGCTCCGGACTTCGACGCCTCCAAGTTCGAGCAGAAGGCGACGGGCGGAAAGCCCTCCCTGTCTTCGCCGACGCAAGAGACGGCGGCTCCCGCGAAGTCCCAGCCCCAGGACGATGCGTCGCGTCAGTCGATGCTGGACCAGATCAAGCGCGGCGGTGGCGGCAGGGTCTGAGCGTCTGGCCTGGGGGGCGGGAACCCGGGGATTAAATCGACGGAAATTCCGCGAGAAACAATTCCGTCGGTCTGCCGAGAATCACTTCGAGTCTCTTCTTCGCCCAAATTCCCCCGCCTTCCTCCACTCTTCCTTCTCAAGGTGCCGCTATGCTCTCGTTCCTCAAGAACAACCCGCTTACCAACCTGATCAAGAAGCCGCTGGAGATCGTCGGCAAGGCCGCCGAGGCGGTCAGCAAGGTTGCCGGTGGCATCGCGAACATCGGCCAGAAGGCGCTGAGCTTCCTGAACAAGCCGGCCAGCGAGGCCATCGCGCCGATCACCAACAAGATCAGCGAGCAGGTCAAGAAGATCCCCTTCCTGGGCAAGTTCCTGGCCCCGGTGGTCGAGGGTCTGATGAAGCAGGGCGCGACGGCGCTGCTCGGCTCGGGCCCCATCGGCGGCATCGGCGCGATGGCGCAGATCACCTCCAAGGTGTCCGACCTGACCAACCTGGCGCAGGGTGTTCGCACGGCGGCTGACAAGGTCGGCGCCTTCGCCAACAACCCGCTGGGCCAGATGAACCTCCAGAACATCATGGCGCACCAGCACGCGGCGCTCATCCGCTAGTTCCTCGCGCCCCAGGGCGCGGCGGTACGGCGAGTCCGAAGGCCGGCTTCCCACGAGAGTGGGGCCGGCCTTTTGGCGTTTCTGGGCCCGGCGGAGGGGGCCGATGCACCGTAAGTGCGGCGAGGCGCGAAGGCCGGCTTCCCACGAGAGTGGGGCTGGCCTTTTGGCGTTTCTGGGGCCGGGCGGAGGGGGCGATGCGCCGTAAGTGCGGCGAGGCGCGAAGGCCGGCTTCCCACGAGTGTGGGGCTGGCCTTTTGGCGTTTCTGGGGCTGGGCGGAGGGGGGCGATGCGCCGTAAGTGCGGCGAGGCGCGAAGGCCAGCTTCCCGCGCGGAGGTCGGCCAGCTGGCTCTGCAGATGGTGAGCCTGCGCGAAGGCACCGCGAGGGTGTTGCCCGAGCAGGGTAGGCGGTGCTGTCCCTTCGGTGCTTCTGGGGCGGCACCGGTCTCGCGGCTGGTGGAGTCGAGTGTCAGCACCGTGAGGGTGCGGCGGAACCCGAAGGTCGATCTGCCGCGAGTGTGGGCCCTGCCGTTGGGGGCGGGCATCCAACTGCGAGGGAGTGGCGGGCTTTGTGCGGCCGAACCCTTGGGGCTTCTCACTCCCACCGTGAGGTTTGTGATCCACTGATGGGGATTGTGAAGGTGCTTCCAGTGAAGCACCCCGGGAGCGCGGCACGCCGCCTCGGGTCGGCGGTTTCAGCATCGCGAGAGCCCCCGGTTCTCCCGGTGCCTGAGCGAGAGACTGCGCGGATCATGCCGGTGATTGTCGTGCCGTGTGAGGGCATCGGCGGATCACCCGGATGCGCAAGGGGAGAGTCCAGGCCCCTCGTGAGAGAGGCGGCTCTCTTCAACCCTCTTCGCGAACGAGCCGCTTCACATCCCCCAGGAGGCGATCCGTCGAGTCGCTGTCGGCGCTGTCGTAGTAGCCGCGAATCTGTCCCTTGGAGTCCACGAGGACGAAGTGGGTCCCGTGGAAGATGGAGAGCAGGTCATTCTCATCGGCGCCGGCCTCGCGCCCCATGCTGACCTTGAAGCCCTGGACGATGGTGTCCTTGAGGATGTCGTAGTCCCCAGTGAGGAAGCTCCAGCGGGTGAAGTTGGCGCCGTGGAGTTGCCCGTACTCCGCGAGCCGCTCGGGCGTGTCGTACTTCGGGTCGACGGAGAAGGACACGAGCCGGAGGCCGGTGCCGTGCGAGTCGGTGCTCTGCTGCACGTGCGCCATCTTCCGGGTGAAGGCCGGGCAGACGGTGGGGCAACGGGTGAAGATGAAGTTGGCGATGAAGGGATGCCCGCGAAGCTGAGCGCTGCCGAAGGGCTGGCCATCCTGCCGGGTGAAGGAGAAGTCCGGGAGCGCGCCGAGCTGGGGCAGGGGCTCGCTGTTCGTGCGCAGGAGGGAGAACCCAGCCGCCGCGGAGATGCCCAGCGCGATGACGGCGATGCCGGCCCAGAAGCCGGGGCGTTGCGTGAGGCGAGCGGGGGGGAGCGCGACGGAGGACTCAGCGGACATGGTCCGGACCTAACGAAAGGTCCGAGAGGGCACAAGCGCCGAGGAAAGGCGCGAGGTCAACTCGCCTACTCGCGAAGTGTAGCCGACATCCGTCCACGCCCCAGGGCAGGCGGGGCCATGCTCGACCCCAAGGGAGAAAGAGGGCGAGCGCTCGGGCTTGTGGGGATGCGTAACGCCGGGGAATGGCCAGCACGAACCCGTGCACTCGCCGGGCTGGCATCGCCACATCCGCCTCACGAGATTCCGCGTCCGTGATGCGCGATGCCTCGCACAGCGCCGTGCCGTTACGTGGCTCGGGTGCGGTGTTGGTGTGTTCGGTGCAGAGGGGCCGGCGGTTCCTTCCGGAGTCAGCCCATGTCCCGAATCGACTCATCAGGCAGCACGGCCATTCCCCTCGACACGGTGCCAGACGCGCCCCCATCCCCTGGTCTGTCGAGTCCTCAGAAGTCCTCCACGACGGCTCCACGCGAGCGCAATGAGGTCCACGCCTACGTCGCGAACCTCTTTCCAAGCGTGCCGCGCCGCCCCAACGACAATCCCACCCGTGGCACAAGTGGCACGGCGACATTGTCCGCGGGGGAGCTGCTGGCCCTGGGTGGAAAGCCCCGAGCACGCAGCGGCGAAGTCCCCTCGGAGTCCTTCTCGGAAATCCAATCGCGTCTGACCCGAGGTCTCACGGACTGGTCGGTGAGTGACGCGGATGTGAAGGCCGTGCACGCGCTGCTCGGACAGCTTCAGCCCGCGGACTACCGCGCCACGCTGGACCAGATGGAGCGCAACGGGCTGCTGAAGACATACCTCGCGGAGCAAACGCCCGCGGCCCGCCAGTCCTTCCTGGAACAGGCCGAATCGAAGGGCGTGCTCCAGCGGCTCGCGGGAACACCTGCCTCGGGCCCACTGGGGCTTCCCGGCCGGCCCGACTTCTTCCGGGATGACTCGGCGCTCCCCGACTCGCTGCGCCAGGCCGTCGAGTCCCACGCCATCGCGGCGGGGAGGTCCTTCCATGCGGCGCACGCGGCGTATCTTGGCCGCTACGCGAAGGCCGTCGAGGAGGCGCGGAGCCTGCCCGAGCTGCGCAAGCTGGGGCCTCCCCAGGAGGCGAAGCTGCCCGACTCGGTGCTGGGCCTCGACCGGAGAGACCCCGCGCGCGAGGACATCGCGGCGCGATGGCGGAGGGAGGTCGGCGCCCCGGGGTCCACGAACTGGGTCTACCAGGCCGTCAATGTCCGGCACCGGGAACTCCTCGGAGAGCGGTCCGCAGGCACCTTCGCCCTGAAGGGAAAAGCGGAGGTCAGTCACGCCAGCGCCCTGTTGGGAGGTGAAGCGAGGCTCGACTCACGCGGCAAGGTGGACGTGAAGGCCACGACGGGCCTGGAGCTGAAAGGAGGACCCGTGGGAGTGGAGGTGACCCTCGACTCGAAGGGAGCGGCTCAGACCGAGATGAAGCTGGACTTGGGACTCGTCAAGGTGAGTCAGTCGTCGGACGGAGAGCTGAAGCTGGCGATGGGCGTGGGCGAGTACGCGGGGAGCTACACCACGCTCAACCTGAAGGAGGCCGAGTTTGGCGGAGGGGTCTTCGCGAAGGTGGAGGCCGGGGTGAACAAGGGGGAGGTGCGGTTGGGGTACGACCTGAAGGGATTGAAGGCACGCAGCGCGGCCGAGGCGGTCGACCGCCAGCACGTGGGCCTCTTCGATGTTCCCCCCGAACTGGGGCGAGGGGCCTCCTGGGATTCGCTGACCGAGGCGCGTCGTTCGCGCTACGAGCGCAACGGTTGGAATCGCGAGGAGTGGGCTCGGGCCCAAGGCCACTGAGCGGGGCACGAGTCCGTGGCCGGGTCAGGAGGACGCGGGAGTTCGAGGCATCTCCACGGTGACGGTGGTGCCCAACCCTGGAGCACTCTCCAGGTGGATGTGCCCCCCATGGGCCTCCACCACCTGGCGCGAGAACCACAGCCCCAAGCCGAAGCCACCGTAGTGACGCAAGGGCACCGCGCGGCCAAAGCGCTGGAAGAGGTGCGCCAGTTGCGCCGCGGGGATGCCGATGCCCCGGTCCTTCACGACCAGCCTCGCGAGGTCGCCGGGGATGCAGGAGACCTCCACCTCCACGGGGCGCCCCAGTCCGTACTTCAGTGCATTGGACACCAGGTGCGTCACCATTCCATCGACGCGCGAGTGGTCCCATCGGCCCGGGACGGCACCTGGGGCGTGCAGGAAGATGGTGGCGCCCGCGCGCTCGCGCTCCTCGGTGAACCGCGTCAGCACGCCTCGGCACACATCCACCAGGTCCACGGGCTCCGGGGTGAGGTGCAACCGGCCTTCGGACAGGTGCGCCACTTCCAGGAGCTCGCGGACCAGCCGACCCAGCCGGTCCAC from Myxococcus stipitatus carries:
- a CDS encoding adenylate/guanylate cyclase domain-containing protein — protein: MSASSPLFGDLLLKLGLVTPSQVQEALALQALTGQRVGEALISLGYVTREQIQDALGEALGLHQDKGPTQPALGELLVGLKYVTLAQLDEALARQRRDGRRLGEILVELGHCTYKQIYEALGLQNRIAGRQENPRPFIDGRRRVVVVDDSPLACAFVQEGLVGLGYEVLCFQDPFEALEGMSRLQPAIVLSDLEMPGLDGVELCRRLKEGPTRGLPVIILTANDREAERVRGLRAGADDYVNKSASMDELAARIESVVRRTGETERMRKLFARYTSAAVVDEILKSADAVVLTGEKREVTLLFADIRNFTGLAESLPPEQVVGVLNQVLGRLSDAVLTCGGTLDKFLGDGLMAVFGAPVARSDDALRALQCAKMMMNAMTDLRVEAEAEWAANGREGHPLVLELGVGINSGVVVAGNIGSTMRAEYTCIGDAVNVAARLCALAGPGEILVGERTRELVDANETAFEDLPPVRLKGKQQPVPLFRAL
- a CDS encoding universal stress protein; translation: MAIVCASPVGARESREVEVAAALAARLGEPLLLVSVMDGEPLSDTTRIEAQRELESRASRLELPPGRVECRVRSDMEVVLAEEECRRSRWIVAASEGWRTSAWRRASLPERLARRGCGPVLVVRRADALVDWMRGRRRLLVLVGVDPLSPTADAAVVFLRELRRVGPCDVLATYVFSPLEERERLGIHTPVHVDVLEPGARDMEALDPAVETVLLREAREQVGDLLGEGRVEVVLEPGYGRPADHLLHVALTRGADLVVVGMRSQGPVKRLWHGSVSAGVLRHAEQAVVCVPDVLNEPRHALPPRSVLVPVDFSDSSLRAISQARSLVGPGGRVHLLHVHRRRLSDTGFQDHYGVLPMPTREQEAMLRRLWGLVPRDESARTLRWSVEGVSGEDIALAICQATEREGVDLVCVGTPGGPSREPDALPGAVTKELVARCRRPVMVVPGA
- a CDS encoding SCO family protein; translation: MSAESSVALPPARLTQRPGFWAGIAVIALGISAAAGFSLLRTNSEPLPQLGALPDFSFTRQDGQPFGSAQLRGHPFIANFIFTRCPTVCPAFTRKMAHVQQSTDSHGTGLRLVSFSVDPKYDTPERLAEYGQLHGANFTRWSFLTGDYDILKDTIVQGFKVSMGREAGADENDLLSIFHGTHFVLVDSKGQIRGYYDSADSDSTDRLLGDVKRLVREEG
- a CDS encoding Fis family transcriptional regulator; this translates as MTLSGYREEELVCNRASLIIHGGTEEERRSWAQEAARNFDVDLVEVKQVADLAHALRQRNGVLFIPDAAKLGREAQGHILRCLQMQEERPKVVVGVSGAADAALARGTLREDLHYRLHQAQVDLQKDGLRELLRRRWAQQAEQLAQKAAAVKAAEEKARADAEARRPGTVTRTLPKTRKTVSSARKPAARNAAPR
- a CDS encoding type II secretion system protein GspG; the protein is MTSSPEASPPPSRRSPILWVGLVFALALVCAVLVGALTRSRAVYSDRIHRDFVVLEEALTRYQADGHTLPEDADLEVLLVPKYLSVLPLDPWGRPYRYTSNGQQVFIATLGQSDDRGGHDEEQDHTNHDGHPAPPPEK
- a CDS encoding O-acetyl-ADP-ribose deacetylase, with amino-acid sequence MRLELIRGDITRVDVDAIVNAANSALLGGGGVDGAIHRAAGPELLAECRQLRGCPTGQARLTRGYRLPARHVIHTVGPVWRGGSEREAATLARCYQSVFALVEQQGFRTVAFPSISTGVYRFPIERAARIALGEIRKALEGMPSLEKVTVVLFSDADLETYQRVLLEGAGSSGDGNV